From the Deltaproteobacteria bacterium genome, the window TTCCTGTCGTGGCCATGTTGCGAGAAACGCGCCGAGATCATGCAGCATGGTCGGGCCGTACTGTGGCGGTAACTGCACGAAAATCGGTCCCAGACGATCACCGAGCCCTTGCATCAGTTTACCAAACTGCAGTGCTCCAGGAATTGACGGTTGGAGCAGTCCTTTGTGGGTCAAATCACGTGGCAACTTAGGGCAAAAACGAAAACCAGGAGGAGTTTCTGCTGCCCAGCGTGTGACAGTCTCACGACTCGGGACACCATCAAACGTCGCGTTAATTTCGACAGCCGTGAGGCGTTGGCTGTACAGGCGAAGGAAATCAGCCGTGCGACTGCCTGGAGGAAAGAATTCGCCCAACCATCCCTTGTAAGCCCATACTGCGCAGCCGAGGAAGAAGTGCGACAGAGAAGCCATAGGGACACGATAGGGAGAGTTAGGCGGCAGAGTCAAGAGTCGGCCAGCGTGCACGCCGTTTACCTTGACATGTATAGGGGCCTAGGCGCATACTCGCTCGCTGTTCCTGGTGAAAAAGGAGAACCGTGCATGCAACAGGCACTGAGCGGTATTCGTGTGGTTGATCTCACGCATTACATCGCTGGTCCATATTGTACCAAGATGTTGGCTGACTACGGTGCACAGGTTGTGAAAGTCGAGCGTCCTGGTGTCGGTGACGGCGCACGGACGCTCCCGCCATTTTTTGCGAACACGCCAGGTGTGGAACGTAGCGGGCTCTTCTGTTTTCTCAATACGAATAAATACGGCATTACCCTTGATCTCAAGCACGACCGGGGGCGTGAAGTTGTACTGCGGCTTGCCCGACAAGCTGACGTACTCGTCGAAAATTTCCGCCCAGGTGTCATGGATCGTCTCGGTCTCTCGCGGGCAGATTTGGAAAAAGTTAATCCACGTTTAGTGACCGTGTCGCTGACTAACTTTGGGTCTTCGGGACCATATCGCGACTACCAAATGACCGACGGGGTCGCGTATGCACTAGGAGTGTGGACCTATCCGATGGGGGAAGTCGATCGTCCGCCGGTGCAACCGGGTGGCGCCTTTGGGCAATACATGGCCGGGCTCTATGCCGCAATTGGGGCTTTACAAGCTGTACGTCATCGCAATGAAACTGGACAAAGTCAGTCAGTTGAAGTCTCGATTCAAGAAGCACTCATCGCGACGACGCTCTATGACTTTGTCGCGTTTTCCTACGCTGGTTTTTTGCGCAAACGTTCTGGACGCCAGTTTCATCTTGGGTACCCGAATCTTGTGACATTACCCTGCGCGGATGGTTACGTCGGGTTTCATGCAGGGTTGCCACAGCATGTGCACCATCTGTTAGAACTGGCTGGACGCCCTGATCTTGCGGCTGAGCCACGGTTTAATAACCTGGCGACTATTGGTGCCCATGCCAAAGAGTTACATGGCGTGTTGGAGCCGTGGTTGAAGACGCGCGGCAAGTGGGACGTCTTTCACACTGCCCAGAAACGCGGGATTCCAACGTCGCCGATCCCGACCCCAGACGAAGTCGTAAACTGGCCACATCTCAAAGAGCGGCAAGCTTGTATTGACATTGAACATCCAGAAGGCGGTAAAGTACAAATTCCTGGACCGCCATTCCGTGAACAAGGGAAACTGCCGTGGTCCTTGCGTCGTGCACCGTTGCTTGGCGAGCATACTGAAGACGTGCTGTGCAGGCAGTTGGGGTACAGTGCTGCGGAGCTGCGGGATATGCGGGCAGCGGGGGTAGTATAAAACGTGAGATGTGTTGTGTGGTGCGTGTGACGTGAGGCCGCTGATAAACATTTTCACGTACCACGTACCACGCACCACGTACCACGCAACCCGTCTTACGTTAGATTATCTCAAAAGAAATACAGTAAGGAGTCAACCAATGTCGAAGCCCCTACGTATTGTCGATCTCACAAACGGTTGGGCCGGGCCACTGGGTACCTGCTTGATGGCAGACTTTGGCGCTGAAGTGATTAAAGTCGAATCGCCCTCACACATGGACTGGTGGCGTGGTGCCGGACTACAAGGGACGGCTGATGGTCCAAAACTGTACGAGGCCTCGCCGACCTTCAACACCGTCAATCGGAACAAATACGGCATTGCGCTCGAATTGACGCATCCACGTGGCCGGGAGTTGTTCCGTGAACTGGTGCGTGTCAGTGATGTGTTGGTGGCAAATTATCCACTGCGGAGCTTGCGCAAGCTTGGCATCGATTTTCAGGCGTTATCTGCGGTGAATCCAAAGCTGGTGATGGTGACCTTACCTGCTTTTGGTGGCAGTGGACCAGACAGTGAATATATCGGCTTCGGTTGCACGACTGAAGCTATGGCCGGGATTACTGGTGTCAGTGGCTATACCGATGGTCCGCCACAGATGTTGAGTAATGCCATTGGTGATCCGGGGACAGCGCTCAATGGCTGTTTTGCGACGTTGGTTGGTCTGTTCGAGCGAGATCGCAGCGGTGCTGGTGTGTCCATCGATGTCTCACATGTGGAGGGACTCTTACCGATGAACGCTGAAGCGTTGCTCGATTACACGATCAATGGTGTTGTCCAAGGGCGGCGAGGCAACCGTCATCCGGCCATGGCGCCACACGGCTGTTATCCGAGTAAAGGTGATGATGAATGGCTCATGATTACCATTGCCTCTGATGAGCAATGGCAGAAGTTCTGTCAGGTACTCGGAAACCCAGCCTGGGCGCAACGTGAGCAATATGCAACTGCTGCCGAAAGGAAAGCAGCAGAAGACGAACTCGACCGTCATATTGCTGAATGGACGAGAACGCACGACCATTACGAAGCGATGGAACTCCTGCAACATGCCGGTGTCGCCGCAGGGGCAGTGATCTCGGGATTAGAAGTCTTAAGTGACGCGCATATCACTGCGCGTGAATTTATGCTGCCGATCGATAAAGCTGAAGCTGGGACACATCTCTATCCTGGATTTGTTCCGCGATTTTCGCCCGGAGAATCGACGGTCGAACGGCCATCGCCGTGCTTTGGTGAGCATAACCAGTATGTCTTTGGGACGGTTCTTGGACTGTCGTCGCAGGAAGTCGAGACACTCGTCAAGGAGCGCATTATCAGCAATGCACCGATTTTTCCGTCTTAGGGTGGTGTCGAAGGGAGATCGCGGAACCACGGCATCTGCACGAGCGGTTGGTTCAGCCAGCCAGAGACCGGATGGTAATTGAGGAACTCAGACACGTAAATCTGCGCGACGAAGATGAACCATACGAGGGCCATCACGACACCGACAGTGATGAATTGGAGAGGAGCACCAAGGCGTTTAAGAAGTGATGATTGTCCTGTAAGCGGAAGCTGAGCTGATACCAGGTCTAGTCGCTGTAATGTTTCCCGCTCACCCGTGCTCAAGTCGGCAAGACGTAACGATCCTTCCTGAAGGAGAGTAAGAACGCCAGATGCATAAATACGGGCTGCCGCGAGCCGTAACCCGACATACGCCGGAAAGACGACCGCAGCACTCCAGAAAAAGTACGGCTTGAGAATCTCCTGCGCTTCAGTTGTAGTGAGGCCATTCAAGGCTGGATTGAGTTGCGGAAAAAACGCTGGCAACGTTCGTAGAACATTCACTGGCAGTGCAATAAGCGAGTACAGTGCTGCCAACCCCAGACACGCGCGCCAACGACAACGAAGGACCTGCCAAATAAGACGCCCTTGATAAAATGCCCGCCATTGTCCAGTAACCGCTTGTCGCACTTGCGCCAGCGGGACGTAGAACATTGCCGCAATAAACAGGACGACACCAAGGATGCCGGTGAGCGGTCCGACCGCTGCTTGCTCGTACCCTTTGTGAAACGAGTTGTTCCAGCCGTCGTACCAGGAAAAGAGCCACAAGACACAACCAGGGAGTGTGAGTATCCAGGTGTTGATGACTCCTGTCAGGATCTGGTTGTGTCCTCCCGGCAGCAAAAGTCGGGAGCGGCAGCAATAATGACCCAAGTCCTGTGACTGTGTGTCGTAAGAAAGTGCGCCGGGAGATCGGGGAAATGTGAAGCCATGGGTCCAGGTGGTTGTTCATGAGGAGAGGTTCTCAGTTATCAGTGGTCAGGTATCAGCATCATTCATCGTTTTGCCAACCCCTAACCCCCAACCCCTTTCTCCGGAACATGCTCAATCGGCGACTTAGAGAAATCCCACGCTTGAATCTTTTTGGGCACAATCTTGGTGAACACGCGACCGATGTTGTCCTTGAAAATTTGACTTTCTTCCACACCCTGTTGCGCAAACATGCCGCGAAAGGCTTCGCGAGTCATACCAAGCGCGCCGTCGCGTTCAAATAATCCATACCGACTCGATAGCATCGCAACAGCTTGTTCGGGCGTATATTCGCCTTTCCATGGGCCTGCACCAATAGTGACTTTCTTGCCGGAGCCAACCTCGGTCATTTCTGCATCGCCAAAAATCAGCACCGCCTTGGCGAAGTTACTGCGCATGCCCATCAATGGACGCTCGTCCATATCGACGACCACTGAGCAGCGGGGATTGTGCTGTAAATTTTTGCACGACTGGCGTTTGCGTGTCAGGGAAACGTAGAAAGACTCTCCGTCCCAGTAGTACCACAGTGGTGCAATATGGGGGTAGCCATCGGTTCCATGCGTTGCCAACCGTGCCACCCAACGGCCGGAAAGAAATTCATCAATTTCATCCTGTGTCATTGCCACATGTGGATGCCAGGCCAATACTCCGCCGAGTTTCATATGTCCCTCCTGAGCGACTGAATGCCTCCCTCTTACCATGACACCGGCGCGGCTTGACAGGGGGAAGCAGAACGCAGTAGTCAGTAGAGAATTAATGAAGAATGAAAAATGCAAAATGAAGAAAAAAACTTGTCTCAGTTCTCCGTTCTTAATTTTTCATTTTTAATTTTTCATTGGCCTTGCCATTAAGAGGGAGGGAAGCGTGCAGCTAATGCGCGAGGGATACCATGAGCAGCTTTTTCTGCTCACGAACGAACGGGGGGAACCGATCGTTCGCAAACAAGCAAAGCCTCGGCCCGATGGCACGTTACTAACGGAGATTGCGTGGCTTGAGGAAGTACCGCCACGCTACCGCCAGTATTTTCCCCGCGTGCTCGGTTCTCACAAACAGAATGACGGGCAGCCGATATTCTATGAGATGCCATATTTCGGGCAAGAATGGGTGGTCCTGTCTGACCTCATTTTGACCGGGGCCATCGATCGACCGCGCGCGTTAACGCTGCTGACGCGCGTGATGGAAGTAATGTTCGCGGGGATCTTTCCGCTCACGTATCCACAAGAAACGGCAGTGTACCCTGATCGACTCCTGGTGCTCCTCGAAAAAGGACTCCTGCGAATTCCTGAACTCTCGGCGTTTCGTCCGTTCATTTTCTCTGAGTCCATTGTCATTAATGGCCAGCCCTACCGTAATGTGTTCTCCTTGTTGGACGAGATTCGGGAAAGTTCGTGGTTACAGGAAACCCTCTGCCCTACGGTGGTGCGGAAAGTACACGGAGACTTGTACCCGGAAAATGTTCTCGTACGACTCCCGAGTTTACGTCGCCCTGTGCCACAGGTCATGATTCTTGATCCTATTGCAGCGATCGGTTTGAACCGTGGCGATTTTGCCATGGACATTGCCAAGTGTAAAAGTTGGTTGTCTGCAGAGCTGCTAGCGTTACGCCTTGGGCTGTTTACCATTCAGGCGGAGCGGAGTGCGTCGCCTACTTTCTCGATGGCGTTGCATGTTGGTGATGAACAACTGCAGGCCCTGAGCGACGGGTTTTTGTTGCACGGTTTTCTTCAACTCTTTGGCGCAACAAAGTGGTCTCACACTGTCTGTGATGAAGACTCGTCGTGGTGGCGCCGGGTGAGTTTC encodes:
- a CDS encoding CoA transferase; protein product: MHAVYLDMYRGLGAYSLAVPGEKGEPCMQQALSGIRVVDLTHYIAGPYCTKMLADYGAQVVKVERPGVGDGARTLPPFFANTPGVERSGLFCFLNTNKYGITLDLKHDRGREVVLRLARQADVLVENFRPGVMDRLGLSRADLEKVNPRLVTVSLTNFGSSGPYRDYQMTDGVAYALGVWTYPMGEVDRPPVQPGGAFGQYMAGLYAAIGALQAVRHRNETGQSQSVEVSIQEALIATTLYDFVAFSYAGFLRKRSGRQFHLGYPNLVTLPCADGYVGFHAGLPQHVHHLLELAGRPDLAAEPRFNNLATIGAHAKELHGVLEPWLKTRGKWDVFHTAQKRGIPTSPIPTPDEVVNWPHLKERQACIDIEHPEGGKVQIPGPPFREQGKLPWSLRRAPLLGEHTEDVLCRQLGYSAAELRDMRAAGVV
- a CDS encoding CoA transferase, producing the protein MSKPLRIVDLTNGWAGPLGTCLMADFGAEVIKVESPSHMDWWRGAGLQGTADGPKLYEASPTFNTVNRNKYGIALELTHPRGRELFRELVRVSDVLVANYPLRSLRKLGIDFQALSAVNPKLVMVTLPAFGGSGPDSEYIGFGCTTEAMAGITGVSGYTDGPPQMLSNAIGDPGTALNGCFATLVGLFERDRSGAGVSIDVSHVEGLLPMNAEALLDYTINGVVQGRRGNRHPAMAPHGCYPSKGDDEWLMITIASDEQWQKFCQVLGNPAWAQREQYATAAERKAAEDELDRHIAEWTRTHDHYEAMELLQHAGVAAGAVISGLEVLSDAHITAREFMLPIDKAEAGTHLYPGFVPRFSPGESTVERPSPCFGEHNQYVFGTVLGLSSQEVETLVKERIISNAPIFPS